The stretch of DNA CCCTGGTTCTCATGGAGGCCTCTGTTGAGTCATCAAGCAGTGACAGACTGGGAGATCCAGGGGTGGGCCCTGTCACCAAAAGGCAGGGCCTTTCTTGGGCTACCCATGCTTGACTCCAGCAGTGGCATGGTGGGGTCAGGGCTCACTCTGGGGTCAGGGTTAAGACTCAGTGTGTGACCAGAGTTCAGAGTGTGACCAGGATTAGGACTTTTTCTGTCACCAGGATTGGGGCTCAGACTATGACTCAGTCTGTGGCAGTGTTGAAAGATGTGAGATGGGGAAGGGTTGGTTGTGGCCTCTGGTGAAATTTGAAGAACTGACTTGAAGCTGGAGGCCAGAGAGGCCCACTGAGCTTGGTGGGACAGTGAGGGAGGGTTCTAACCCCCGTGAGCCCTTATCCTCATTGCTGGTATGATTAGGGTGGGCATCCTAAAAAGGcgctgatgggagttcccgtcgtggcgcagtggttagcgaatctgactaggaaccatgaggttgcaggttgatccctggcctcgctcagtgggttaaggatccagcgttgctgtgagctgtggtgtaggtcgcagacccggcttggatctggtgttgctgtggctgtggtgtaggccggtggctacagctctgattagacccctagcctgggaacctccgtatgccatgggagtggccctagaaaaggcaaaaagacaaaaaaaaaaaaaaaaaaaaaaaaaaagggcactgaTGGGGTTATGCAGGATTGGAAGGATTTATGCCCCTAGAGCAAGAGGTGAGAGGGTGTTCCAGGCACATAATGAGAgaaacagcatgagcaaaggAGGGAAGTGGGATCAATCCCAGTGAGTCTAGAGGGTGGGAGGAGCCCTGTGCTGGAGCCCTGTACAGTCCTGGAGCAGAAGCAGCTGGAATCTGCAGCCCTGCTGCCTGCCCTCTTGCCTGCAGACTTTGGTTTTGCCCAGCACATGTCCCCCTGGGATGAGAAGCATGTGCTCCGTGGCTCCCCGCTCTACATGGCTCCCGAGATGGTGTGTCAGCGGCAATACGATGCCCGTGTGGACCTCTGGTCTGTGGGGGTCATCCTGTACGGTGAGAGCTCTGTCCCCTTGCCCCCACCTGGTGGCCTGCACTGTGTCCTCAGGCAAGGCCTCTCTGGGGCACTCCTGAAGGGTTTTAATGAGAAGGTTGACTTTCCTGGTCTGGGGCCCCTGTTCTAAGGGatgccaggccccctccccaggagGGGCCAGACCAGGCTTGACCCTGTCCCCTCccagcctgccctctgcctcccttccaCAGAAGCCCTCTTCGGGCAGCCCCCCTTTGCCTCCAGGTCGTTCTCGGAGCTGGAAGAGAAGATCCGGAGCAACCGGGTTATTGAGGTAGATCTAGCAGGGCCTTGGCAACTTTGGGGGGGGCGGAAGGAGTcagggccctgaggtgggagagcTCACTGCTGCCTACGCAGGTGGAGGGGTGGGCTCCAGGCCACCTTCATGGATCTGGGGTACACTCTGGCCTAGAAGTCAGGCTCCGTTCAGTTCCAGGGATTCAGATCAGCCTACAACAGGATGCAAAgggcctgccccacagcctgcTACAGTCCCCCTTTGGGGAGAAGGCCAAAGCAGACCTGGGCCAGGCTTCCCATGAGCACAATCCAGAGAGGAAGAAGGACCTGGAAACAGGGTTCTGTGATAGCTATGGGTTCCAGCGAAAGCGTGAGCAGGAGCCTGGGGGAGGAGGCTTGGCTCTTCACCGGCTGCGACACTCTAACTGGTCATGTTATCCATCTGGGGCATCTCAGGACAGGGTTACAAGGTGGTCCTGACAGGCCCCTGAGGCTGGGGTTGGAGGTGCTGGAGCCCAGTGTGATCTGTacccctctcccccagctccccctgcGACCCCTGCTCTCCCAGGACTGCCGGGACCTGCTGCAGCGACTCCTGGAGCGGGACCCCAACCGCCGCATCTCCTTCCAGGATTTTTTTGCCCACCCCTGGGTGGACCTGGAGCACATGCCTAGCGGGGAGAGCCTGGCACGAGCAGTGAGTAGAGACAGGTGGTCTGAGGGCGAGTTGGGGGGTCTTATCTACCCCTTTCAGTGGTGATCACGTGACTTGCCCAGCAGGAGACAGAGTGGGCATGGGGCATCACCCCCTCGTGGTGAGCATGGTGGGTGGGCATGACTCCCATCTACTTGTCCCCCAGACCGCCCTGGTGGTGCAGGCTGTGCAGAAAGACCAGCAGGGGGACGCCGCAGCAGCCTTATCTCTCTACTGCAAGGCTCTGGACTTCTTCGTGCCTGCCCTACACTGTGAGTGCCAGGCTGTTCCAGGAGGGGTGGGGTCAGCCATGGCTGCAGTGGATAGATTCTAGAAGCAGCTCTCCTTCCAGAATTTTGTGGGAGACAAGGCAGAGGGTAAATTTGGACTTTAGTACTTTGTGGGGTTTCAGAGAgtttggtgggggcagggctctCCTTGCCCCACACTCCTCATATAACCCCCTTCTTTTCTGCAGATGAGGTGGATGCCCAGCGGAAGGAGGCAATTAAGGCAAAGGTGAATGAGAGGCTTCTGAGGAAATGGGTGAGGGATCTCAGGGCCTCTGGGGCTTGGTTCTCCTAGAGGAACTTCTCTTCTTGGGAAGGGGTCAGGCCAGCCTCTGTTGACCCCTGATGTTACAGCTTGGGGCAGTCACTGAGGACTCGGAGGGCGAACCTGGAGGTGGGTACTGGCGAGGGAGGCAAGGCGGGACAGCCCTTCCTCAGCCCCTTGCCTTCCTGCAGGTGGGCCAGTACGTGTCCCGGGCTGAGGAGCTCAAGGCCATCGTCTCCTCCTCCAATCGGGCCCTGTTGAGGCAGGAAACCTCTGCCCGAGACCTGCTTAAAGGTAGGCCCCAATTCTGGCTGACCACCAGGTCCCCAGCAATTTCCTCCAGCCTGAGGGGGAGGCAGACCCCTCAGGGTAGGTGTCCTGAGAGGAAAAGGCAGGTTGTTCCTCTCACCCTGAGCTTTTGCCCTCATTCCAGAGATGGCCCGGGACAAGCCCCGCCTCCTAGCTGCTCTGGAAGTGGCTTCAGCTGCCATGGCCAAGGTTTGCAGCCAGTGGGAGGGGTccaggtgggggagagagaatCCAGGTCATGACCCTAAATGACCTCGTgtccctggggctgcaggcagaAGAGGCCGGTGGGGAGCAGGACGCCCTGGTTCTGTACCAGCACAGCCTgggggagctgctgctgctgctggcaggTGAGACCCCATCTCCACATTCCTTCACGCCCctggctgccctgccctgccctcaccATGCGCTCTTCCTGTCTTTGCAGCGGAGCCCCCAGGCCGGAGGCGGGAGTTGCTTCACACTGAGGTGCCTATTGGGGTTGGGAGGGTTGGGGCCTTCCTCTTCCCCATTTGACCTGCTCCAGTTTAGGGGGCCCTCCTGGGGACTTGCTGAGTCGGTGGCCCCCTCAGGGCTTGGGTGCTTGGTCAGGCCAAGGAGTCAGGCGGAATCTGGGAACTCGGCAGCAGAAAGTCAGCTGGTCCGCTGCAGTCAGacggcttcctggaggagggagcgGATGAGGGTTCAGTGGCAGGTTGTTCTAATGAGGCAGAGGATTGTGGAGAGCATCAGGAGTGAGGAGGAGCTCAATTTGAAGGCCCTTCATCGCCTCACACCCACGGGCATGTCTTCCCTTGACAGGTTCAGAACCTCATGGCTCGAGCTGAATACCTGAAGGAGCAGGTCAAGGTGGGCACGTGGGGGCCCTCACTGGGGCGAAGCCGTTTGGGTTCTGCTCCTCAATCTGTGTGTATCCCTCTCGTCTCTGTCTGAAGACTGCTCCATCGCTATCTGTGTCCTTTATGTTCCACAGATGAGGGAGTCTCGCTGGGAAGCTGAGACCCTGGACAAAGAGGGGCTGTTGGAGTCTGTTCGTAGCTGTGAGTCCTGCCCTGGGGTCTGACCTTCCACCCAAGGAGGGATGAGGGCTGAAGCAGCCCCGGATTCTGCCTCTTTGGCCAGAGACCTGAAACTGAccctccccactttcccctcTATAGCTTGCACTCTGCAGTGACCCTGAAGGATGATTGGACAGGTCACTGGGAGTTGGGGACGCACTCACCCCTACTGTGGCCCTCTGCAGCCCTGCAGAGCAGGCTTCCTGGATGGGCGACTCTGAGACCTCCCCACACCCCAGATCCCTAGCACCCCTTGGGAGACTCTTTACCGGCTAGAGGGTCTGATAGCCCACGGAGTGCGCTGGGAGCGCTGGGCCTCGGCCCAGGGGAAGAGGAGCAGGACTCTGGGAGAAGAGTATTTCTTTCACGTGACTTTTGTTATTTGGTGGTTGCTGTGCCCTGAAcctgttggtttctgtttttgctCTGAGCAGAGGGCACggggcagtctctgccctgtggCCACCCCTGTCCTTCCTGAGAGCCCTTATTGCAGCTCACCTCCCTCCTTGCACTGGAATGGGGCCGAAGACCCCTCAGGGACCACCCATCCCACATATGCACTCAGCCCCGCAGAACTCACCAGTCTTCCTGGAAACTGACCCCTGCCCACTTTCTCAATATTTTAAGATACTCCTTCATGCATGAAAATAATATCCTCTGTAGAAGTGGAGCAAATATGAGAAACCCATGCCTTGTTCTTGCCCTGGCCCAGGGGGTACAAGGGGAGGGGTCCTCAATCCTCATCCTTCCCACCTCCGTCCCTCTTTGGGGAACGCCCCTACTGGCCCCAGAGCTGGTCCTGGCCTGGGAGAGAGAGGCATGGGGACTTCCTGGCCCATCAAGCTGTGGGGGACCCAGTGATCCAGGATAGCTGGTTCTAAGTCTGACACTGCCACTATTCCAGCGTGTGACCCTGGACAGGCTCCTTCCCCTTTCTGGGCCTGACCCCATCTCTCCAGTAGGTCTGCCAATATCTTCCTAGGATCCCACATGGGCTTTTAGGAGAACAAAGTGACTTTAATCTGGAAAGAACATGCATACCCATAGTTACTTGGaggtttcttttctaaaaaatcagAGAAGGTGTTAGTGGTTTCTAATCCCACTGCCCTTAAATGCCTCCTTTCTTTAGGAGAGTGTCTGCGTTCCCTCTAGGAGGCTGGGTGTAAAGAATGTAATTCATtgtttttctattaaattattttctgaatgtgTTCTTCTCTTCTtgccctgggaaaaaaaacaggTGAGGTAGTCCCTGTTCACAGGCTGGAGCTAGAGGGGCCCCAGAAAAAGCCAGGTGACCTGGGGGAGGCCACAAGGTGGTAGGGAGTGAGAGTCACGTCTCCTCCTGCCCTCAGCCTTGAGGGGATCCAGGGGCCCAGCCAAGACCCTATCTGCATGTGGAGGAGGGCTCAATGGCAGGAATGCAATCCTGGCAAACTTCTGAGCTCTGCCCTGTATGCTTACTTACCCAAGACAGGATCCCCGGCCCACCCCTCTTACTCTGGCCAGTGAGCTGGACTGGGGAAAGGACATCTTCTAGGGTATCTGTGCTCATGTGCAGCCCCCCAGGACCCCCAAGTTGGGGTGGTTTCCAGCAGCCCCCTTCCCCAGGTCTTGGTCTGAATGGTACTCAGGAGCATCTCTGGGGACTTAAGGGAGAGGCAGCTCACTCCCTGGGCAGCCgccaaggcaggagttccctagCTGCTCAGCCTTCCATGCAGACACTGAAGGGCTGCTGTACAGGGAAGGAAACCCTAGGAGGGACCTAATTTCCCTGAAGCCCTTGGCCTGACATTGGGAGGCAGTGTAGAGCAGGGGCCCAGAGGGCAGGAGGCAAGGCTAAAATCCTGGCCCTGCCATTTGGCCCTGAAGCTTGGGACCCATTGATTAGCCTGTTTCTTGGTAAAATGAGATGAAGATGCCATGTGCCGTGGCAATATGTAAGGATTAAGTTAGTCACTGTACAGGAGCCTGACGCATAGTAAGATTTcgataaaatgttattttcaaatcTAGACAGAAGAATGCGCTCAGATTTCTCTGGGAATGGGCTGGACTTAAAAGCTTCAGTGAGTAAAatagaggaagggaggagggggatgaAGGGGCCCATGGGTGGGTGAATGGAGAAGACTAAGTGGGAGGGAGAGTGGGAATTAGGAAGGATGGGGTTTGTGAAAGACTAATTGAATAGAAGCATGGTGGGATGGAGGACTGGCCCACAGGGCCCAGTTGTTTGTAATATCGGCATTGGTTCTCTGAGAACAGAGGCCTGAAGTTATTATACATGTGGATATGGAAGGGCATGAGCCCCCTTGGGGGGACTGGGTACAGAAGAAGCCAGAGGAGGAGGCCCTGGAGAAGGGCCCTCCCTGGATAAAACATTGAGATACCCTTCAGGCTGGTCCTGTGTCTAATCCACTtgccagggagggaggcaggccagCCAGAGGAGGTGGGGCTccctagaatttttttcaaatgacagAGGCCTATGGGAAATTACTAATGTGCTTGTTAAATACAGTTTTCTCCTAGAAGCGAGTTTTTTCCACCTCTCACCGTTAACA from Sus scrofa isolate TJ Tabasco breed Duroc chromosome 7, Sscrofa11.1, whole genome shotgun sequence encodes:
- the ULK3 gene encoding serine/threonine-protein kinase ULK3 isoform X1 is translated as MAGPGWGPPRLEGFILTERLGSGTYATVYKAYAKKDTREVVAIKCVAKKSLNKASVENLLTEIEILKGIRHPHIVQLKDFQVWTCGGATPKEGWRKDPLSKPPLCLSSQWDSDNIYLIMEFCAGGDLSRFIHTRRILPEKVARVFMQQLASALQFLHERNISHLDLKPQNILLSSLEKPHLKLADFGFAQHMSPWDEKHVLRGSPLYMAPEMVCQRQYDARVDLWSVGVILYEALFGQPPFASRSFSELEEKIRSNRVIELPLRPLLSQDCRDLLQRLLERDPNRRISFQDFFAHPWVDLEHMPSGESLARATALVVQAVQKDQQGDAAAALSLYCKALDFFVPALHYEVDAQRKEAIKAKVGQYVSRAEELKAIVSSSNRALLRQETSARDLLKEMARDKPRLLAALEVASAAMAKAEEAGGEQDALVLYQHSLGELLLLLAAEPPGRRRELLHTEVQNLMARAEYLKEQVKMRESRWEAETLDKEGLLESVRSSCTLQ
- the ULK3 gene encoding serine/threonine-protein kinase ULK3 isoform X6 — encoded protein: MAGPGWGPPRLEGFILTERLGSGTYATVYKAYAKKDTREVVAIKCVAKKSLNKASVENLLTEIEILKGIRHPHIVQLKDFQWDSDNIYLIMEFCAGGDLSRFIHTRRILPEKVARVFMQQLDFGFAQHMSPWDEKHVLRGSPLYMAPEMVCQRQYDARVDLWSVGVILYEALFGQPPFASRSFSELEEKIRSNRVIELPLRPLLSQDCRDLLQRLLERDPNRRISFQDFFAHPWVDLEHMPSGESLARATALVVQAVQKDQQGDAAAALSLYCKALDFFVPALHYEVDAQRKEAIKAKVGQYVSRAEELKAIVSSSNRALLRQETSARDLLKEMARDKPRLLAALEVASAAMAKAEEAGGEQDALVLYQHSLGELLLLLAAEPPGRRRELLHTEVQNLMARAEYLKEQVKMRESRWEAETLDKEGLLESVRSSCTLQ
- the ULK3 gene encoding serine/threonine-protein kinase ULK3 isoform X2, which codes for MAGPGWGPPRLEGFILTERLGSGTYATVYKAYAKKDTREVVAIKCVAKKSLNKASVENLLTEIEILKGIRHPHIVQLKDFQWDSDNIYLIMEFCAGGDLSRFIHTRRILPEKVARVFMQQLASALQFLHERNISHLDLKPQNILLSSLEKPHLKLADFGFAQHMSPWDEKHVLRGSPLYMAPEMVCQRQYDARVDLWSVGVILYEALFGQPPFASRSFSELEEKIRSNRVIELPLRPLLSQDCRDLLQRLLERDPNRRISFQDFFAHPWVDLEHMPSGESLARATALVVQAVQKDQQGDAAAALSLYCKALDFFVPALHYEVDAQRKEAIKAKVNERLLRKWVGQYVSRAEELKAIVSSSNRALLRQETSARDLLKEMARDKPRLLAALEVASAAMAKAEEAGGEQDALVLYQHSLGELLLLLAAEPPGRRRELLHTEVQNLMARAEYLKEQVKMRESRWEAETLDKEGLLESVRSSCTLQ
- the ULK3 gene encoding serine/threonine-protein kinase ULK3 isoform X3, with the protein product MAGPGWGPPRLEGFILTERLGSGTYATVYKAYAKKDTREVVAIKCVAKKSLNKASVENLLTEIEILKGIRHPHIVQLKDFQWDSDNIYLIMEFCAGGDLSRFIHTRRILPEKVARVFMQQLASALQFLHERNISHLDLKPQNILLSSLEKPHLKLADFGFAQHMSPWDEKHVLRGSPLYMAPEMVCQRQYDARVDLWSVGVILYEALFGQPPFASRSFSELEEKIRSNRVIELPLRPLLSQDCRDLLQRLLERDPNRRISFQDFFAHPWVDLEHMPSGESLARATALVVQAVQKDQQGDAAAALSLYCKALDFFVPALHYEVDAQRKEAIKAKVGQYVSRAEELKAIVSSSNRALLRQETSARDLLKEMARDKPRLLAALEVASAAMAKAEEAGGEQDALVLYQHSLGELLLLLAAEPPGRRRELLHTEVQNLMARAEYLKEQVKMRESRWEAETLDKEGLLESVRSSCTLQ
- the ULK3 gene encoding serine/threonine-protein kinase ULK3 isoform X4; its protein translation is MAGPGWGPPRLEGFILTERLGSGTYATVYKAYAKKDTREVVAIKCVAKKSLNKASVENLLTEIEILKGIRHPHIVQLKDFQWDSDNIYLIMEFCAGGDLSRFIHTRRILPEKVARVFMQQLASALQFLHERNISHLDLKPQNILLSSLEKPHLKLADFGFAQHMSPWDEKHVLRGSPLYMAPEMVCQRQYDARVDLWSVGVILYEALFGQPPFASRSFSELEEKIRSNRVIEDCRDLLQRLLERDPNRRISFQDFFAHPWVDLEHMPSGESLARATALVVQAVQKDQQGDAAAALSLYCKALDFFVPALHYEVDAQRKEAIKAKVNERLLRKWVGQYVSRAEELKAIVSSSNRALLRQETSARDLLKEMARDKPRLLAALEVASAAMAKAEEAGGEQDALVLYQHSLGELLLLLAAEPPGRRRELLHTEVQNLMARAEYLKEQVKMRESRWEAETLDKEGLLESVRSSCTLQ
- the ULK3 gene encoding serine/threonine-protein kinase ULK3 isoform X9, translating into MEFCAGGDLSRFIHTRRILPEKVARVFMQQLASALQFLHERNISHLDLKPQNILLSSLEKPHLKLADFGFAQHMSPWDEKHVLRGSPLYMAPEMVCQRQYDARVDLWSVGVILYEALFGQPPFASRSFSELEEKIRSNRVIELPLRPLLSQDCRDLLQRLLERDPNRRISFQDFFAHPWVDLEHMPSGESLARATALVVQAVQKDQQGDAAAALSLYCKALDFFVPALHYEVDAQRKEAIKAKVNERLLRKWVGQYVSRAEELKAIVSSSNRALLRQETSARDLLKEMARDKPRLLAALEVASAAMAKAEEAGGEQDALVLYQHSLGELLLLLAAEPPGRRRELLHTEVQNLMARAEYLKEQVKMRESRWEAETLDKEGLLESVRSSCTLQ
- the ULK3 gene encoding serine/threonine-protein kinase ULK3 isoform X5; translation: MAGPGWGPPRLEGFILTERLGSGTYATVYKAYAKKDTREVVAIKCVAKKSLNKASVENLLTEIEILKGIRHPHIVQLKDFQWDSDNIYLIMEFCAGGDLSRFIHTRRILPEKVARVFMQQLDFGFAQHMSPWDEKHVLRGSPLYMAPEMVCQRQYDARVDLWSVGVILYEALFGQPPFASRSFSELEEKIRSNRVIELPLRPLLSQDCRDLLQRLLERDPNRRISFQDFFAHPWVDLEHMPSGESLARATALVVQAVQKDQQGDAAAALSLYCKALDFFVPALHYEVDAQRKEAIKAKVNERLLRKWVGQYVSRAEELKAIVSSSNRALLRQETSARDLLKEMARDKPRLLAALEVASAAMAKAEEAGGEQDALVLYQHSLGELLLLLAAEPPGRRRELLHTEVQNLMARAEYLKEQVKMRESRWEAETLDKEGLLESVRSSCTLQ
- the ULK3 gene encoding serine/threonine-protein kinase ULK3 isoform X7 codes for the protein MAGPGWGPPRLEGFILTERLGSGTYATVYKAYAKKDTREVVAIKCVAKKSLNKASVENLLTEIEILKGIRHPHIVQLKDFQWDSDNIYLIMEFCAGGDLSRFIHTRRILPEKVARVFMQQLASALQFLHERNISHLDLKPQNILLSSLEKPHLKLAEALFGQPPFASRSFSELEEKIRSNRVIELPLRPLLSQDCRDLLQRLLERDPNRRISFQDFFAHPWVDLEHMPSGESLARATALVVQAVQKDQQGDAAAALSLYCKALDFFVPALHYEVDAQRKEAIKAKVNERLLRKWVGQYVSRAEELKAIVSSSNRALLRQETSARDLLKEMARDKPRLLAALEVASAAMAKAEEAGGEQDALVLYQHSLGELLLLLAAEPPGRRRELLHTEVQNLMARAEYLKEQVKMRESRWEAETLDKEGLLESVRSSCTLQ
- the ULK3 gene encoding serine/threonine-protein kinase ULK3 isoform X8 — protein: MAGPGWGPPRLEGFILTERLGSGTYATVYKAYAKKDTREVVAIKCVAKKSLNKASVENLLTEIEILKGIRHPHIVQLKDFQWDSDNIYLIMEFCAGGDLSRFIHTRRILPEKVARVFMQQLASALQFLHERNISHLDLKPQNILLSSLEKPHLKLAEALFGQPPFASRSFSELEEKIRSNRVIEDCRDLLQRLLERDPNRRISFQDFFAHPWVDLEHMPSGESLARATALVVQAVQKDQQGDAAAALSLYCKALDFFVPALHYEVDAQRKEAIKAKVNERLLRKWVGQYVSRAEELKAIVSSSNRALLRQETSARDLLKEMARDKPRLLAALEVASAAMAKAEEAGGEQDALVLYQHSLGELLLLLAAEPPGRRRELLHTEVQNLMARAEYLKEQVKMRESRWEAETLDKEGLLESVRSSCTLQ